Within Streptomyces antibioticus, the genomic segment GTCCGCGCCGGAGGGCCGCCCGCCGTCGAGGAAGGCGAGCGCGTGCGCGGCGGCCAGCCCGGCGACCGTGGTGGCCAGGGACAGATCGCAGGCACGGGCCGGGCGCCGTCGGCCGGACCGCCACTGTGCGACCAGCCGCGGCCAGGCCGGGTCGCGGTCGGTGCGCTCCAGATGCAGACAGCCGGCACAGCCCGTCTCCCCGGGCAGCACGAGCGGGCCGACGATTCCCGTGGCCTCCACCACACCGGCGAACAGATGCGGGGTGCCCGAGGCGATCAGCGGCTCGGCCGCCGCCGGGTCGGGCGTGTGCACGGACACGTCGTCGCGCGGCGCGAGGACCACCAGGGAGAAGCCGTCCGCGCCCGGCTCCGCCGACGGTCCCGCGCTGCGGCGGGGCGCGGGCTCCGGGGCGGCCCGGCGCACCGCCCGCCGCGCCGCCTCGTCCCGGCGTTCCCCGACCGCCTCCGCCGGCAGCCCGCCCGGTGCCACGTCCGCCGGGTCCACCCGGCCGCCGTCACGGACGTCGACCTCGCCCACCCCGGCGCCCGCGAGGAGCGAGGCGACCAGCGCCCCGACCCGGCCCGCGCCCCGCACCCGCACCCGGGTCCGGCGCCGCGCGGCCAGCCGGCCCATCGCCTCACCCGGCTCCGACGTGGTCAGCGACAGCGAGGCGAGATCGGGGCGCAGCCGGTCCAGGACGTCACTCCGCTCCCGCAGCGCGTCCGCGTCCGGCCCGCCGCCGCGCGCGTCGTCCAGCAGCCCGGCCGCGGCCAGCCCCGCCACCAGCCGGTCGACATGGCCGTCGGGCAGATCCATCCGGCGCCCCTCCTCGCGCAGCAGGGCGAGCCCGCGGGTGCCGTCCAGCAGGTCGAGGAAGCTGCCCGTCGCCGTGTCCACCGGACCGAGCGTGAGCGCGTGGGCCGGAGCCATCCCGAACTGCACGGTGTTCAGGTCCCGCCAGCCGCGCCGCAGCGCCGGCTTCACCATCGGATGCATCGAAGAACCCCCGTACTCCACGCACTTCCCTCGGACACGCCCCGACGGCGCTCCCGACCGCCAGCATGCCCGGCCCCGCCGAGCCGTGCCGAAAGTTGTCCACAGGCAGGGGAGTTCGTCGTACAAATCCGTCGTACGAGGCACAACAGGGGCAGGGGCACGGAACCCGGCCGTCCCGGAGTCGGGACTTCCGCCGTGTGCAGCGGGTAACGTCGGGGCGTGCCCGCCGACCCACTGCACCGCGCCGCAGCGCCACAGCGCAGCACGACGAGCCAGCCGCCCGGCGGCTCCCGGACGAGCCCGATCGAGGTCCGCAGAAGCGCCCGTCGGCGTCGTACCGTCTCCGCCTACCGCGAGGGCGACCGCACCATCGTGCTCATCCCCGCCCGGATGTCCGAGGCCGAGGAGCAACGCTGGGTGAGCGTCATGCTCGACAAGCTCGCCGCGCAGGAGAGCCGCCGGGTGCCGGGCGACGCCGAGCTGGCGGAGCGCGCGCAGCGGCTGTCGGAGCAGTGCTTCGGCGGCCGGGCCCGGCCCACCTCGGTCCGCTGGGTGACCAACCAGAACACCCGCTGGGGCTCCTGCACCCCGGCCGAGGGCAGCATCCGGCTGTCGCACCGGCTGAAGGGCATGCCGGAGTACGTCATCGACTACGTGCTCGCCCATGAGCTGGCGCATCTGCTGGTCCCGGGGCACGGCCCCGATTTCTGGCGGCTGCTGGAGGCGTATCCGCGCACCGAGCGGGCCCGCGGCTATCTGGAAGGGGTGGTGGCGGCCGAGCGGCTGCCCCACCTGCCGGGCGCGCGCGGAGAGTAGTCCCGCCGCCACCCCGAGCGCCGGTTGTGTACCGGGTCTGTACCGACATCGTGCGTTGTCCGACTTTGCCGTTAGCCTGACGCGACGCACTCGCAATCGGGATGGGGGACGGTCGTTACGCATGCCCAGGGAATTCCAGCGCGGCCACAAGGCCAAGATCAGTGACCTCACCGCGGGCACCGATCTGTACGTAGGCGTGCAGATCACCGCTCCCGGGCTGAGCTTCGACATCAGCTGCTTCGGCCTGGACGCCGACGAGCGGCTCTCCGACGACCGGTACTTCGTCTTCTTCAACCAGCCGAAGTCCCCCGAGGAGTCCATCCAGCTCCTGGGCGCCCAGGCGGGCGACACCGAGTCCTTCCGCATCACCCTGGACCGGATCCCGTCGCAGATCCAGAAGCTGTCCTTCACGGCGACCATCGACGGCGCCGGACAGATGTCCCAGATCGGCCCCGGGTACCTCCGGATCGTGGCGGGCGGCGAGGAGGTCGCCCGGTACGCGTTCAGCGGCTCGGAGTTCACCACCGAGCGCGCCGTGATGCTGGGCGACTTCTACCTGAAGGACGTCTGGCGGTTCGCGGCCGTCGGCCAGGGCTTCGACGGCGGCCTGGAGGCGCTGCTGCGCAACTTCGGCGGCGAGGTCGCGGAGGAGGAGACGCCCGCGCCCGCGCCGGCGCCCCAGCCGCAGACCGGCGCCGCCCCCGGCTTCGCCCCGCCCGCGTTCGCCGCCCCCGCGGCCCCTGCGGCTCCCGCCCCGGTGCCCGCCCCCGCCCCGGCTCCGGCGCCCGCGCCGCAGCCCGCGCAGGGCTTCGCACCGCCCCCGGGAGCGACCCCGCCGCCCGCCCCGGCGCCCGCGCCCTCGGTGCACGGCGCGCCGACCATCGTCGCGCCCATGACCCCGCCCGCAGGCGTCCCGGTGCCCCCGCCGGCCCCGGCCCCCGCGCCCTACGGCCAGCCGCAGCCGCCGTACGGACAGCCGCCCCAGCAGCAGCCCTACGGCCAGCCCGCCGCGCCGAGCGCCCCGATGCCGCCCGGCTACGGCCAGCCGCCCCAGGCCCCGCAGCCGCCGGGGGCCCCCATGCCGCCCGGCTACGGCCAGCAGCCCCCCTTCGGACAGGCCCCCGCCCAGCAGGCGTACGGCGTCCCGCAGGGCGCGCCCCAGGGCGGCGCCGGGGTGGCCGCGGCGCTCCAGCAGTTCAAGGAGACGCCCACCGGACAGCGCTGGACGCAGCAGAACAAGAAGCTCGTCCGCGTCGACCTCGGCATCGGCGGCCAGCCCGTGCTCGCCCGCCAGGGCAGCATGGTGCTCTACCAGGGCAAGGTCGACTTCAGCTACAAGGGCGCGGGCTTCGCCGGCCGGATCGTGGGCAACGCCACCGGCCAGGAGATGCAGCTCATGCGCTGCACCGGCCAGGGCCAGGTGTTCCTCGCCGAGAACTCCACGATGCTGCACCCCATCGAGCTCCAGGGCGACGGCATCTGCGTCTCCGCCGAGAACGTCCTCGCGTTCGACGAGAGCCTCCAGTACGAGGTCCGCCGCATCGAGGGGCACGGCATCCCCGGCGGCGCGCTGTTCACCATGCAGTTCACGGGCACCGGCACCATCGTCGTGAAGACGCACGGCGTCCCCGTCGTCCTGCCGGTCACGCCCACCACCTTCGCCGACTGCAACGCCGTCGTCGCGTGGTCGGCCGCCTCCCAGGTGGTCGTCTCCAGCCAGGTGCGGATGCGCCGCAACGCCTACCCGGGCGACACCGGCGAGAGCGTCAACCTCCAGTTCCGGGGCGCCCCCGGCAACTTCATCGTCGTCCAGCCGTACGAGGTCTGAGGGAGCCCGTCATGAACCAGCCGTTTGCGGGATACGCTCCCGCACCCGTCACCGCCCGCATGGAGAACCACGGCAATCACATGCTGAAGGTCGCCATGCAGACCGGCAACGACCTCCTCGCGCGCGTGGGCTCGATGGTCGCCTACGAGGGCTTCGTGCAGTACGAGCCCAACCCGCCGGCCGTGCGCCAGATCGCCCGCGACTGGATGACCGGCGAGGGCGCGCCCCTGATGAAGTGCTCCGGCGACGGTCTGCTGTACCTCGCCGACTACGGCGCCAACGTCGTCGTGATCAACCTCAACGGCGACGGCATCTCCGTCAACGCCACCAATCTGCTCGCCTTCGACGCGCACCTCACCTGGGGCGTCGAGCGGGTGAAGGGCCTGGCGAAGTTCGCGGGCCAGGGCCTGTGGAACACCAAGATCTCCGGGCAGGGCTGGGTCGCGCTGACCTCCCGGGGCAAGCCGATCGTCGTCGACTGCGGCGGCGGCGAGGACGAGACGTACGTCGACCCGGACGCGCTCGTCGCCTGGTCCCCGAACCTCAAGGTCAAGGGCAAGCGCAGCTTCAAGGCGCAGTCCCTGATCGGCCGGGGCAGCGGCGAGGCGTTCCAGATGGCCTTCTCCGGCCAGGGCATCGTCGTCGTCCAGCCCAGTGAGGACAGCACCGACCGCCTCCGGATCCGGGGCTGAGGGGGAGCCAGAAAGCCATGCAGAGCCCGCTTTTCGCCTACAACGACCAGCAGTCCCAGGAGCGCTGGAGCCTCCAGAACAAGCAGATGCTCCGCGTCAACCTGGAGGGTCACGACGACATCCTCGCCCGCAAGGGCACGATGGTCGCCTACCAGGGCCTCGTCGAGTTCGACGCCGAGTACCAGGCCGCAGGCCAGGCACGCGCGCGTGCGCGGACCGGTGAGGGCCTGGACCTGATGCGCTGCCACGGGCAGGGCACGGTCTACCTCGCCAACCTCAAGCAGCACGTCCACCTGGTGGACTGCGACCAGGACGGTCTGACCGTCGACAGCAGCTATGTCCTGGCCATGGACTCCTCGCTGCACCACGAGGTCATCGCCGTGGACAGCCTCTACGGCATCTCCGGCTCCGGGAAGTACCAGCTCAACATCACCGGCCGCGGCCGGGTCGCCCTGATGACCTCGGGCGCCCCGCTGATGCTCCAGGTCACGCCCGACAAGTACGTCAACTGCGACGCCGACGCCATCGTGGCCTGGTCCACCGGGCTGCGGGTGCAGATGCAGGCCCAGACGCACTCCTCCGGGGTGTGGCGCCGGCGCGGCAACACGGGCGAGGGCTGGGAGCTGAGCTTCATGGGCACCGGCTTCGCGCTGGTGCAGCCCAGCGAGCTGTTGCCGCCGCAGAACGCCCAGATCGGCTCCGGTCTGGCCGCCCAGTACGGGATGGGCCAGCAGGGCGCCCGGGGGCAGAACCAGGGCAACGTCTGGAGCTGACCGACGGCGCGGCAAGGGGCGACCGCGTGGGCGGTCGCCCCTTGCTCACAGCCGCGCGCGCGTGCCTTCCAGCAGGCGTACGACGGAGGCGTCGGCCACCGACGCCACCTCGTCGTAGGGGAACCAGCGCAGGTCGAGCGACTCGTCGCTGATCGCCTGGGTCGCCCCGGCGGGCGCCAGGACCGCGTACTGCACGTCGAAGTGCCAGTTACAGGGCGCCGGGATCGCATGCCGGTCGAGGCGCACCGGGCCGCCCGGCAGCAGGGTGAGACCCGCGATGCCCGACTCCTCGGTGGCCTCGCGCAGCGCCGCCGCCTCCAGGGAGGTGTCCTGCGGTTCGCAGTGGCCGCCCATCTGGAGCCACATCCGCAGCTTGCGGTGCAGGGTCAGCAGGACCCGGCCCCGCTCGGGGTCGATCACCAGGGCGCTGGCCGTGACATGGCCGTCGCTGCACGCCTTCCACATGCCGTCCGGATGCGTGTCGAGGTGGTCCAGATAGCTCTGGCGCAGCTCGTCCTGGCCCTCGTGGTTCTTGAGCACGAGGACCGCGTCGTCATGCAGGCTCACTCGGTGTCG encodes:
- a CDS encoding TOMM precursor leader peptide-binding protein; the protein is MHPMVKPALRRGWRDLNTVQFGMAPAHALTLGPVDTATGSFLDLLDGTRGLALLREEGRRMDLPDGHVDRLVAGLAAAGLLDDARGGGPDADALRERSDVLDRLRPDLASLSLTTSEPGEAMGRLAARRRTRVRVRGAGRVGALVASLLAGAGVGEVDVRDGGRVDPADVAPGGLPAEAVGERRDEAARRAVRRAAPEPAPRRSAGPSAEPGADGFSLVVLAPRDDVSVHTPDPAAAEPLIASGTPHLFAGVVEATGIVGPLVLPGETGCAGCLHLERTDRDPAWPRLVAQWRSGRRRPARACDLSLATTVAGLAAAHALAFLDGGRPSGADARWEVSLPTLQWHARPLWPHPACSCGAAARGKREHSADSGESHDTMAGQRHSKASRRTTVAARQAGTWRAHV
- a CDS encoding M48 metallopeptidase family protein — its product is MPADPLHRAAAPQRSTTSQPPGGSRTSPIEVRRSARRRRTVSAYREGDRTIVLIPARMSEAEEQRWVSVMLDKLAAQESRRVPGDAELAERAQRLSEQCFGGRARPTSVRWVTNQNTRWGSCTPAEGSIRLSHRLKGMPEYVIDYVLAHELAHLLVPGHGPDFWRLLEAYPRTERARGYLEGVVAAERLPHLPGARGE
- a CDS encoding TerD family protein gives rise to the protein MPREFQRGHKAKISDLTAGTDLYVGVQITAPGLSFDISCFGLDADERLSDDRYFVFFNQPKSPEESIQLLGAQAGDTESFRITLDRIPSQIQKLSFTATIDGAGQMSQIGPGYLRIVAGGEEVARYAFSGSEFTTERAVMLGDFYLKDVWRFAAVGQGFDGGLEALLRNFGGEVAEEETPAPAPAPQPQTGAAPGFAPPAFAAPAAPAAPAPVPAPAPAPAPAPQPAQGFAPPPGATPPPAPAPAPSVHGAPTIVAPMTPPAGVPVPPPAPAPAPYGQPQPPYGQPPQQQPYGQPAAPSAPMPPGYGQPPQAPQPPGAPMPPGYGQQPPFGQAPAQQAYGVPQGAPQGGAGVAAALQQFKETPTGQRWTQQNKKLVRVDLGIGGQPVLARQGSMVLYQGKVDFSYKGAGFAGRIVGNATGQEMQLMRCTGQGQVFLAENSTMLHPIELQGDGICVSAENVLAFDESLQYEVRRIEGHGIPGGALFTMQFTGTGTIVVKTHGVPVVLPVTPTTFADCNAVVAWSAASQVVVSSQVRMRRNAYPGDTGESVNLQFRGAPGNFIVVQPYEV
- a CDS encoding AIM24 family protein; translation: MNQPFAGYAPAPVTARMENHGNHMLKVAMQTGNDLLARVGSMVAYEGFVQYEPNPPAVRQIARDWMTGEGAPLMKCSGDGLLYLADYGANVVVINLNGDGISVNATNLLAFDAHLTWGVERVKGLAKFAGQGLWNTKISGQGWVALTSRGKPIVVDCGGGEDETYVDPDALVAWSPNLKVKGKRSFKAQSLIGRGSGEAFQMAFSGQGIVVVQPSEDSTDRLRIRG
- a CDS encoding AIM24 family protein, coding for MQSPLFAYNDQQSQERWSLQNKQMLRVNLEGHDDILARKGTMVAYQGLVEFDAEYQAAGQARARARTGEGLDLMRCHGQGTVYLANLKQHVHLVDCDQDGLTVDSSYVLAMDSSLHHEVIAVDSLYGISGSGKYQLNITGRGRVALMTSGAPLMLQVTPDKYVNCDADAIVAWSTGLRVQMQAQTHSSGVWRRRGNTGEGWELSFMGTGFALVQPSELLPPQNAQIGSGLAAQYGMGQQGARGQNQGNVWS
- a CDS encoding NUDIX hydrolase, which produces MSLHDDAVLVLKNHEGQDELRQSYLDHLDTHPDGMWKACSDGHVTASALVIDPERGRVLLTLHRKLRMWLQMGGHCEPQDTSLEAAALREATEESGIAGLTLLPGGPVRLDRHAIPAPCNWHFDVQYAVLAPAGATQAISDESLDLRWFPYDEVASVADASVVRLLEGTRARL